Below is a window of Candidatus Binataceae bacterium DNA.
CGGCCGCAAGAGTCTTGATCCGCTTTCGCGCCATTCCGACCTATCCTATTCGAGCGCCGGTTTTCTATCCAGACGCTCCCTGATTCTCTCAACTACGAAACTTCGCTGCTCCCTGTCGATCTTCATCCGCAGCGACCGGAACTCCCTGACTTTCGCCCTGATGAATCGCTCCAGGCAGTCGTGCTGCGGATGGAGATAGCCGCCGCGCCCTGGTCTGCGCCCCTCAAAATCAGCTTGGACGCCTCCCGCAGCGGCGACGATTCGCACCATCGCGTTCTTGTCAGACGGTTTCATGCAGCCCAGGCAGGTGCGAACCGGGCCGGGCCATAGAACCGTCGCTTCCAACTTCTTGCGGGCAGCACTTCGCACGTCCTCCTGCTCAGGGCTTTTGTTCGGCGCCCGCGGCCTCCACACTCTCTCTTTCGGCCGCCGCTTCCACCGCGGCTTCGGCAGCTTGCGCGGCGCGCGCTCTATCTGCTTCCGCTTCGGCGGCCGCTCGCGCCTGCTCTTTTTCGCGCTTGTCGGCGACGTGCGTACGCGCCGCGGCGATGATCTGACGGGCGCGTTCTGGGCTTATGCCCTCGACATCAAAGTTCTCCTCGTCGGCCTCGGCCAGTTGCTCGGAGGAGCGGAAGCCCCATTGGAACAGCAGTTCCGCGTTGATGTCGCCGATTCCCGGAATCGCGTTGAGCGAGGCGCGTGCCGCGCGCGCCTCTTCCTCGGCCTCGGCCTCACTGCGCACATCGAGCTTCCATCCGGTGAGTCGGTGTGCGAGACGGACGTTCTGCCCACGCTTGCCAATGGCCAGTGACAGCTGATCGTCAGGGACAATAACCTCCATGCCATGCTCGTCTTCGTCGATGACGACCTTGGAAACCTTGGCCGGTGCGAGCGCGCGGCAGACCAGTTCCGCCTGATCATCGGTCCAGGGAACGATGTCGATCTTTTCGCCGCGCAGTTCCTGCACGACGGCCTGCACCCGAGTGCCTTTCATGCCGACGCACGCGCCGACCGGGTCAACATCGGAGTCCTTTGAATAGACCGCGACCTTGGCGCGACCGCCAGGTTCTCGCGCACATTGCCGGATCTCGACGATACCTTCGTACATTTCGGGAACCTCCTGGGTGAACAATCCGATCAGGAAGTCGTTGGAGGTTCGCGAAAGCACGATCGAGAGGCCCTTTTCGGAAAGGTCCACATCGAGAATCAGTGCGCGGATTCGATCGCCCTGGCGATAACGCTCGTGCGGGATCTGTTCTTTCTCGGGCAAGATCGCTTCGGTGCGGCCCAGATTCACGATCATGTTCTTGCGCTCGAAGCGCTGCACGATCCCTGAAACAATTTCGCCCTTGCGATCCTTGAATTCGTTGTAGATCTGTTTGCGCTCGGCGTCGCGGATGTGCTGGATGAGGTTCTGCTTCGCTGCCTGTGCCGCGATCCGGCCCATGGTCGCCGTGTCCAGCTTGATGAGGATTTCATCACCGACCTGCGCTTCGGGATCGTATTTCGTGTGAGCTTCTTCGAGCGTTGCTTCCGCCGACGCGTTGGTCACGTTTTCGACCACGGTTTTGATCTCAAAGAGTTCAATCTCACCGAGTTCGGTGTTGAAGCGCGACTCGATGTTGCGTTCGGCGCCGAAGGTCCGGCGCGCCGCGGAATGCATCATCTCCTCGACCGCGTTGATGACGATCGATTTGTCGATCCCTTTTTCCTTGGAGACCTGCTCGATGACCCGATTCAGATCAACTTGCATAGCCGCCTCCCTTTAGCGCTTGTAACCCGCGCAGCATTTTCGAAATCAGTCGCCAAAATCGTACTCATAGTTCGCTCGCTGTATCTCTTCGAACGCGATCGCCACCCGGCGATGACTCGACTCATCGTCGAGTTCGATCCCCTCTGCATTCACCTCGACCAGCTTGCCGATAAACGCCTTCTGTCCCGCGTGCGCATGATGAGTTCGAATTTTCACGCGCTCGCCGCGTACGGCGGCAAAATGCTCAAGCTTGCGCAGAGGCCGATTCACTCCTGGCGAGGAGACCTCCAAGGTGTAGCGACCCTCTATCGGGTCATAAACATCCAGCAAATCACCCAAAACCGGGCTCAATTTCTCCAAATCGTCAAGACCGATCCCGCCGCCCGGCTTATCGACCAGGAGTCGCAGCAGCGAGTTCCGGGTCCCCTTGTGATAATCCACCGAGACCAGCTCGTACCCCTGCCGCTCGATATGCGGCTCCAGGAGTTCCGCAATCTTTGCGCCCACCGGGTGCAGCGCTACAACGTTCATCCTCTGCGTCTTGTCCAGCACCGGAATGCACGAAATTTCCTGGACAATTCCAACAAAAAAGTGGGCGAAGAGCCCACTCACCTCAAAAAGGATACCTCGCCTTAGCCGAGTCAGCAAGGCTGGTATCCCGGGCCTATAAACAGCGCTTTTTATTTGCCGTGTGCCGCGTTTCGGCGGGCGGGCCAAGTGTGATAGGCGGCAGGTGTGCGCATCGAGGTCTTCCCGCTCAAGACGCTCTACGACGAACCGTTGCAGATCCGGGTGACCGGGGCACCGCCTGCGCGCGCCCTCACCGTCAAGGCCTCCGCCTTCGACGGACTGAAACGCCGCTGGAGCTCCGAGGCCACCTTCGTCTCCGCGGAAAATGGTGAGGTGGATCTCGTTTACGAAGCGCCGCGCTCGGGCTCGTACCGCACCGCCGACGCGAATGGTCTGCTGTGGTCGATGCAACTCGATCCGAACGTTGAGCAGAGGACCGCATTTTCGGTGCTCCACGCCGAGGATGTGACCATAGGGCTCTCGGTCGAGCTTGACGGAGTCGAACGTGCGGCCGCACAGGTGGAGCGCCAATTCCTAACCGTCCAGACCATACGCGAAGAAGTACGTAGCGAGGGTCTGGTAGCGTCGTTTTTTCATCCGAAAGAAGGCGTGCATCCTGGGGTCATTGTCCTTGGCGGATCGGGCGGGGGTCTTGCCGAGGATCTTCCGGCGTTGTTGGCAAGTCACGGCTACGCGGTGCTTTCGCTTGGCTATTTCCTAATGCCGGGACTGCCCCAGGAGCTGGTGGAGATTCCGTTGGAGTATTTCGCGCGCGCGATCGCGTGGCTCAAGCGCAATCCGGCGGTTCGCGGGAACCTGCTTGCGGTCTCGGGAGCGTCGCGCGGCGGAGAACTGGCGCTCTTGTTGGGCGCCACCTTTGCGGACCTCAAGGCGGTAGTCGCGTATGTGCCAAGCGGGGTAGTTTGGCCCGGCATCGGAGGTAGTGGGGAGTCACCCAAATCTGCATGGAGTTGGCACGGCACGCCGGTCGAGTGCATGGTGACCGCCGCACCGGACCCTGCGCTGTGGAGCAAATCGCCAGTGGCGATAAGCCCGTGGTTTGTCGAGTCGATCAAAAACCGCCAGCATCTCGACGCGGCCGCGATCGCGGTCGAAAACATCAACGGGCCGGTGCTCATGTTCTCCGGCACGGACGATCAGATGTGGCCTTCGCTGAATCTGGCAGACTTTGCGGTTCAGCGGTTGGCAACTAGAAATTTTCCGCACCCCTATGAGCATGTAAGCTACGCGGGGGCGGGTCACTTTATCCGTTTCCCTTACAGTCCCCCACTCAGCGCGATCTTTCATCCCGTTACCAAGATGATGATGGCGCTGGGAGGAACCCCTGAGGCCAACCACATCGCGAATCTGGATTCCTGGCGGCGCTGTTTGTCGTTCCTAAAAAAGTTTCTCGGCTAAGGAGTCTGATGCGGCCTACCCGTGGCACAAAACGCAGCCCCGCAGCAGCGGGCCCTGCGTGGTGAGATGAACACTTTGGGACAGCTATAAGTTCGGAGAGTGACGATGCTGAAAAAATACAGCGGAAGTTGTCACTGCGGTGCGGTCCGGTTTGAGGTCGATTTGGACATCAGCGCGGGTACGAGCAAATGCAACTGCTCCATCTGCGTAAAAATGCGACTCTGGTCCTCTCAGGCACGGCCCGAGGCCTTCCACTTACTTGCGGGTGACAGCCAACTCACCGACTATCAGGGTTGCAACCAAGTCGCCCATCACGTCTTCTGCAGGCATTGTGGAGTGCGCGCCTTTGAGTGGGTCGATGTACCCAACATGTCTGGCCACAAATATTTCAGCATCAATCTCCGGTGCCTCGACGGTGTTAACGTTGATGAGCTGTGTGGCAGCGCCAGTGTCTTATCCC
It encodes the following:
- a CDS encoding acyl-CoA thioesterase/bile acid-CoA:amino acid N-acyltransferase family protein, with the protein product MRIEVFPLKTLYDEPLQIRVTGAPPARALTVKASAFDGLKRRWSSEATFVSAENGEVDLVYEAPRSGSYRTADANGLLWSMQLDPNVEQRTAFSVLHAEDVTIGLSVELDGVERAAAQVERQFLTVQTIREEVRSEGLVASFFHPKEGVHPGVIVLGGSGGGLAEDLPALLASHGYAVLSLGYFLMPGLPQELVEIPLEYFARAIAWLKRNPAVRGNLLAVSGASRGGELALLLGATFADLKAVVAYVPSGVVWPGIGGSGESPKSAWSWHGTPVECMVTAAPDPALWSKSPVAISPWFVESIKNRQHLDAAAIAVENINGPVLMFSGTDDQMWPSLNLADFAVQRLATRNFPHPYEHVSYAGAGHFIRFPYSPPLSAIFHPVTKMMMALGGTPEANHIANLDSWRRCLSFLKKFLG
- the rimP gene encoding ribosome maturation factor RimP, encoding MSGLFAHFFVGIVQEISCIPVLDKTQRMNVVALHPVGAKIAELLEPHIERQGYELVSVDYHKGTRNSLLRLLVDKPGGGIGLDDLEKLSPVLGDLLDVYDPIEGRYTLEVSSPGVNRPLRKLEHFAAVRGERVKIRTHHAHAGQKAFIGKLVEVNAEGIELDDESSHRRVAIAFEEIQRANYEYDFGD
- a CDS encoding YlxR family protein; its protein translation is MRSAARKKLEATVLWPGPVRTCLGCMKPSDKNAMVRIVAAAGGVQADFEGRRPGRGGYLHPQHDCLERFIRAKVREFRSLRMKIDREQRSFVVERIRERLDRKPALE
- the nusA gene encoding transcription termination factor NusA gives rise to the protein MQVDLNRVIEQVSKEKGIDKSIVINAVEEMMHSAARRTFGAERNIESRFNTELGEIELFEIKTVVENVTNASAEATLEEAHTKYDPEAQVGDEILIKLDTATMGRIAAQAAKQNLIQHIRDAERKQIYNEFKDRKGEIVSGIVQRFERKNMIVNLGRTEAILPEKEQIPHERYRQGDRIRALILDVDLSEKGLSIVLSRTSNDFLIGLFTQEVPEMYEGIVEIRQCAREPGGRAKVAVYSKDSDVDPVGACVGMKGTRVQAVVQELRGEKIDIVPWTDDQAELVCRALAPAKVSKVVIDEDEHGMEVIVPDDQLSLAIGKRGQNVRLAHRLTGWKLDVRSEAEAEEEARAARASLNAIPGIGDINAELLFQWGFRSSEQLAEADEENFDVEGISPERARQIIAAARTHVADKREKEQARAAAEAEADRARAAQAAEAAVEAAAERESVEAAGAEQKP